The Carassius carassius chromosome 2, fCarCar2.1, whole genome shotgun sequence genome has a segment encoding these proteins:
- the LOC132111004 gene encoding sodium/potassium/calcium exchanger 3-like: MKAVMRSARRRPFRRFCCCGVGLLALVWLAQVLLLTEIESSWPETNFPRRRVLQYGVENQTIDTPRAAIHEFPEDIFTKEQRKRGAVLLHVLCAVYMFYALAIVCDDYFVPSLEKISENLQLSEDVAGATFMAAGSSAPELFTSLIGVFITKGDVGVGTIVGSAVFNILVIIGVCGIFARQTVVLTWWSLFRDSLYYIFSVLALILVIYDERVVWWESVLLVSMYGVYILIMKFNSQIASFVQRSCGSPGQCCVRRQISRDKEADEAGTDGNTSLVLLRKAPAGSPQESPVVMVDELLILRPHQLSFPEAGLRVMITPHFSPRTRLSMAGRMLISERQRLLQENKMNRTSGKTFGSRGIVNGGSVEAQQTPEDTEMTDGKNGAKVEHSQHEEEDEDGDEMFKPHHFPAGYSARLKWLVSWPLAVLLYCTVPNCVLPRWHRWFMITFIASTLWIAIFSYLMVWMVTIISYTLGIPDYIMGITFLAAGTSVPDCMASLIVARQGMGDMAVSNSIGSNIFDILLGLGFPWALRTLVVDHGSAIFINNKGLVYSVILLLASVFLTVLSVHLNGWKLDRKLGLGLLFLYSIFLLCSILFGQL; encoded by the exons AGATCGAGTCTTCATGGCCAGAAACAAACTTTCCCAGACGCAGGGTCCTGCAGTATGGTGTCGAAAATCAAACAATCGACACTCCCAGAGCAG CAATTCATGAGTTCCCTGAGGACATCTTCACCAAAGAGCAGCGTAAGAGAGGAGCCGTACTACTGCACGTGCTATGT GCTGTCTATATGTTCTACGCACTGGCTATCGTTTGCGATGACTATTTTGTCCCATCCCTGGAGAAGATCTCAGAG AATCTGCAGCTGAGTGAAGATGTGGCTGGGGCGACTTTCATGGCTGCAGGAAGTTCAGCTCCTGAATTATTTACTTCCTTAATTG GTGTATTTATCACAAAGGGAGATGTCGGCGTTGGTACCATTGTTGGGTCAGCAGTCTTCAACATACTGGTCATCATTGGAGTGTGTGGCATCTTTGCCCGTCAG ACGGTAGTCCTGACCTGGTGGTCTCTGTTCAGAGACTCACTGTACTACATCTTCTCAGTTCTGGCCTTGATTTTG GTTATCTATGATGAAAGAGTTGTATG GTGGGAATCAGTGCTTCTGGTCTCCATGTATGGAGTCTACATCCTTATCATGAA GTTTAACAGTCAGATTGCCAGCTTTGTTCAGAGATCATGTGGCAGTCCAGGCCAATGTTGTGTCAGGAGACAAATATCCAGAGATAAAGAGGCTGATGAAGCAGGAACAGACGGCAACACCTCCTTAGTGCTGTTGAGGAAAg CTCCAGCAGGTTCGCCGCAGGAGTCTCCAGTAGTGATGGTGGATGAACTGCTCATCTTAAGGCCACACCAGCTCTCGTTCCCAGAGGCTGGACTGCGTGTCATGATCACACCGCATTTCTCTCCACGCACCCGTCTCTCTATGGCCGGACGCATGCTCATCAGTGAG agacagagattGCTCCAGGAGAATAAGATGAACAGGACCTCAGGGAAGACATTTGGGTCTAGAGGAATAGTAAATGGAGGAAGTGTTGAAGCACAGCAAACACCTGAGGACACAGAAATGACGGATGGCAAGAACGGAGCAAAGGTGGAACACTCTCAacatgaggaagaggatgaggacgGGGACGAAATGTTCAAACCTCACCATTTTCCTG CTGGCTACAGTGCGCGTCTGAAGTGGCTCGTGTCCTGGCCTCTGGCTGTTCTGCTTTATTGCACAGTTCCTAACTGTGTTTTGCCGCGTTGGCATCGCTGGTTCATGATCACCTTCATTGCATCAACCCTCTGGATTGCAATTTTTTCCTACCTCATGGTGTGGATG GTCACCATCATCAGCTACACACTTGGTATTCCTGATTACATCATGGGAATCACTTTCCTGGCTGCTGGCACTAGTGTACCCGACTGCATGGCGAGCCTCATCGTCGCCCGCCAAG GAATGGGGGACATGGCAGTGTCAAACTCCATAGGCAGCAATATCTTTGACATCCTGCTGGGACTGGGCTTCCCCTGGGCTCTGAGGACGCTAGTAGTAGATCATGGATCAGCA ATATTCATCAATAATAAAGGCCTGGTCTATTCTGTCATCCTGCTGCTCGCATCAGTTTTCCTCACG gTCCTGAGTGTGCATCTAAACGGCTGGAAGCTGGATCGGAAACTAGGTCTTGGTCTCCTGTTCCTTTACTCCATCTTTCTGCTCTGCTCCATCCTCTTCGGTCAGCTCTAG